A window of Daphnia pulicaria isolate SC F1-1A chromosome 10, SC_F0-13Bv2, whole genome shotgun sequence contains these coding sequences:
- the LOC124314758 gene encoding beta-1,4-galactosyltransferase 4-like, whose product MFCGFIRTHCYKVAITALAVLVFFEYGFGVFYEENRRINEAYFTFNLTAPRLSGAAGTYNDTDFNYAATANMTLIALQSSNSSDPYQLDLLADSLNFTRKPLMCPLVSPLLVGRMNVSKVAMPMNTFEEKYGPLLGPGGRYHPPNCQAHYKVAIIIPYRKREEHLQVFIQHMHPFLQRQQIDYGIFVVEQSGETPFNRAMLMNIGAAEALRQDGFQCFVFHDVDLLPEDDRNTYSCPEQPRHMSVAIDVFKYRLPYEGLFGGVSAMTTEHFIKVNGFSNLFWGWGGEDDDMSSRIKYHKLIISRYPPSTARYTMLSHKKARPNPNRYRVMRNGAKRSKVDGLSNLKYKRLDLQMNPLYIHILVDIKPS is encoded by the exons ATGTTCTGCGGCTTTATACGGACACATTGCTACAAAGTAGCGATTACGGCTTTGGCCGTATTGGTGTTTTTTGAATACGGTTTCGGAGTTTTCTAtgaagaaaatagaagaatCAACGAGGCCTATTTCACCTTCAATTTGACGGCGCCTCGGTTGTCCGGTGCGGCAGGAACGTACAACGACACCGACTTCAACTACGCCGCCACGGCTAACATGACATTGATCGCTCTTCAGAGTAGCAACAGCTCTGATCCGTATCAGCTTGATTTGTTGGCCGACTCGCTCAATTTCACGCGAAAGCCTTTAATGTGTCCTCTAGTGTCGCCATTACTCG TGGGGCGAATGAACGTGTCCAAAGTCGCGATGCCCATGAATACGTTTGAAGAAAAGTATGGTCCATTATTAGGGCCTGGCGGAAGATACCATCCACCTAATTGTCAGGCTCATTACAAAGTCGCCATCATCATCCCTTACCGTAAGCGGGAGGAACACCTTCAAGTATTTATTCAGCACATGCACCCGTTCCTTCAACGACAGCAAATTGACTACGGCATTTTCGTCGTTGAACAATCTG GTGAGACGCCGTTCAATCGCGCAATGTTGATGAACATTGGAGCTGCCGAGGCTTTACGCCAAGATGGATTCCAGTGTTTTGTCTTTCACGATGTAGACCTCTTACCGGAAGATGATCGCAACACCTACTCTTGTCCGGAACAACCACGTCACATGTCCGTCGCGATTGACGTCTTCAAATATCG GTTACCTTACGAAGGCTTGTTTGGAGGAGTGAGCGCGATGACGACCGAGCATTTTATTAAAGTAAACGGATTCTCCAATTTATTTTGGGGCTGGGGTGGCGAGGACGACGACATGTCGAGCCGGATAAAATATCACAAATTGATCATCTCGCGATACCCACCCAGCACCGCACGTTATACCATGCTATCGCACAAGAAAGCGCGGCCCAATCCCAATCGCTACAGAGTCATGCGTAATGGAGCGAAACGCTCGAAAGTCGACGGACTAAGCAACTTAAAGTACAAGCGCCTTGATTTACAGATGAATCCGCTCTATATCCACATTCTGGTGGATATTAAACCTTCGTAA
- the LOC124314836 gene encoding uncharacterized protein LOC124314836 isoform X1 yields the protein MSNTRLSTASSYSKNKAKKDLHPFYDSSASHQERKRRDASGDDELEDDFIGISPQVSHTNCYNENYFLDTQSKKQRMSISGQEKEAKLNKTGDWEHQLKGSFSRKPATTTRQTPVEKKTKPQSARNTEKATTTNPPSAKKRRTKNAERPSTETSDSPELAAKRPMVASERKAI from the exons ATGTCGAACACGAGACTATCTACTGCATCTTCGTACAGTAAAAATAAAGCCAA GAAGGATCTGCATCCATTTTATGATTCATCTGCCTCacatcaagaaagaaaaagaagggatGCCTCTGGAGATGATGAACTCGAAGatgatttcattggaatcaGCCCTCAAGTGTCTCATACAA ATTGTTATAATGAAAACTATTTCTTAGATACTCAATCCAAAAAACAGAGAATGTCAATCAGtggccaagaaaaagaagcaaaattGAACAAGACGG gagaCTGGGAGCACCAACTGAAAGGTTCTTTCTCAAGAAAacctgctactactactagacaAA CACCAgttgaaaagaagacaaaaccACAATCAGCTAGAAATACAGAAAAAGCAACCACTACAAATCCTCCATCggctaaaaaaagaagaacgaaaAATGCCGAAAGACCATCTACAGAAACTAGTGATTCACCTGAACTAGCCGCGAAACGGCCCATGGTTGCTTCGGAACGGAAAGCTATCTGA
- the LOC124314836 gene encoding uncharacterized protein LOC124314836 isoform X3, whose product MSNTRLSTASSYSKNKAKKDLHPFYDSSASHQERKRRDASGDDELEDDFIGISPQVSHTNTQSKKQRMSISGQEKEAKLNKTGDWEHQLKGSFSRKPATTTRQTPVEKKTKPQSARNTEKATTTNPPSAKKRRTKNAERPSTETSDSPELAAKRPMVASERKAI is encoded by the exons ATGTCGAACACGAGACTATCTACTGCATCTTCGTACAGTAAAAATAAAGCCAA GAAGGATCTGCATCCATTTTATGATTCATCTGCCTCacatcaagaaagaaaaagaagggatGCCTCTGGAGATGATGAACTCGAAGatgatttcattggaatcaGCCCTCAAGTGTCTCATACAA ATACTCAATCCAAAAAACAGAGAATGTCAATCAGtggccaagaaaaagaagcaaaattGAACAAGACGG gagaCTGGGAGCACCAACTGAAAGGTTCTTTCTCAAGAAAacctgctactactactagacaAA CACCAgttgaaaagaagacaaaaccACAATCAGCTAGAAATACAGAAAAAGCAACCACTACAAATCCTCCATCggctaaaaaaagaagaacgaaaAATGCCGAAAGACCATCTACAGAAACTAGTGATTCACCTGAACTAGCCGCGAAACGGCCCATGGTTGCTTCGGAACGGAAAGCTATCTGA
- the LOC124314836 gene encoding eukaryotic translation initiation factor 5B-like isoform X2, which produces MSNTRLSTASSYSKNKAKKDLHPFYDSSASHQERKRRDASGDDELEDDFIGISPQVSHTNCYNENYFLDTQSKKQRMSISGQEKEAKLNKTGDWEHQLKGSFSRKPATTTRQIEKKTKPQSARNTEKATTTNPPSAKKRRTKNAERPSTETSDSPELAAKRPMVASERKAI; this is translated from the exons ATGTCGAACACGAGACTATCTACTGCATCTTCGTACAGTAAAAATAAAGCCAA GAAGGATCTGCATCCATTTTATGATTCATCTGCCTCacatcaagaaagaaaaagaagggatGCCTCTGGAGATGATGAACTCGAAGatgatttcattggaatcaGCCCTCAAGTGTCTCATACAA ATTGTTATAATGAAAACTATTTCTTAGATACTCAATCCAAAAAACAGAGAATGTCAATCAGtggccaagaaaaagaagcaaaattGAACAAGACGG gagaCTGGGAGCACCAACTGAAAGGTTCTTTCTCAAGAAAacctgctactactactagacaAA ttgaaaagaagacaaaaccACAATCAGCTAGAAATACAGAAAAAGCAACCACTACAAATCCTCCATCggctaaaaaaagaagaacgaaaAATGCCGAAAGACCATCTACAGAAACTAGTGATTCACCTGAACTAGCCGCGAAACGGCCCATGGTTGCTTCGGAACGGAAAGCTATCTGA
- the LOC124314629 gene encoding heterogeneous nuclear ribonucleoprotein U-like protein 1, whose protein sequence is MPLKDLDKLTVVKLRAELIARGLDSKGNKPFLVERLRDALDQEEKHGVPRPAIKMFTSENELGDTSMEDQEPEMDDEPVDDAEADESEDVSSNPNQVGNGSNGTTQDDSLNNGTHTSSTEKPLKTEETSTVSAPEPMPVEKSKQISADAPPLNEEAVKVGNAEEADISTNSALNDSVMAVYGGKDETFMENSTLEQSVDMTADQTNDSVTNNLTSNSSNPNIKVEKDDIKDTSSTPQDNMEASSVDDEKASLTANQENAPAQEGTTSTEQTKEVATHIAEDSVADVDADAAPSKVEEKDEAKMETAVEGEAVQETLSKDETSEDKTDRGGKRQRDRSSSPANVNKVAEGPPPEDEPEYDGSLVLLDWYNSDLNLTINKTDFVSGAPLTEAGFAYMWAGARATYGFVNGKVCYEVKVTENLAVSHLEESEPNHHVVRVGWSVDSTTYQLGEDPFSYGYGGTAKISQNCEFKDYGVPFQLNDVVGVYLDASEEKESVELSFSVNGETQGVAFTLPREELNGRALFPHILTKNCRFEVNFGQKEEPWFPPTEGYEWASKIPVENRVRGAITPATRADCQMIMMCGLPGAGKTTWANKFSAENPDRKFNILGTNAFLDKMKVNGLPRRKNYTGRWEVLIEKCTRCLNILLEIAAKRRRNYILDQTNVYPTAQKRKMSYFSGFKRKAVVIVPTEEDAKVRAEKRIQEEGKDVPDSAVMEMKANFKIPSVDDTFSEVEFPELALEEALKVIEKYSTEAKAAGYGQPSPKRQRQNQGNRNKNDRNDRRSNHSGRDRNRDSRASNSHRSSSSRSYRDSRDDRHRPPPPSHWRGGGGGGGPGRGGGWSNRGPPPPLPRNGPYSPRRGPPLPPLPPVNRGGWNAPLPDRPYPGARSGGGGGGGGGGGGGRGYDDRRNDRPSYSAPRREGGPSPWMNAPSMAGAAPQRSSWGHSQSGWNNSSGGSSSSSSYGQPQQSSYAGSAYGGSALYGSAGASRPTPSGGYGTPSGITARPASGNYGSSSAAARPVSTPYGGAGITGLARPASYGSNGGQQARPTSYGPTSLQGNRPTSYGSGSGSARPASNYSSASINQWSQQQQPPQQTGYQYPYNPNHSTYSGGK, encoded by the exons ATGCCGCTGAAAGACCTCGACAAGCTTACCGTTGTCAAGCTTCGTGCCGAGTTAATAGCCCGAGGTTTGGACTCGAAAGGTAATAAACCCTTTCTAGTGGAGCGACTACGCGACGCATTAGATCAAGAAGAGAAGCACGGTGTACCCAGACCTGCAATCAAAATGTTCACCTCAGAGAATGAATTAGGTGACACGAGTATGGAGGATCAGGAACCCGAAATGGACGACGAGCCTGTCGATGATGCTGAAGCTGACGAAAGCGAGGACGTTTCATCGAACCCCAACCAAGTGGGCAATGGCTCCAATGGTACAACACAAG ATGATTCATTGAATAATGGAACACACACCAGTTCTACTGAAAAGCCTttgaaaacagaagaaacCTCAACGGTATCTGCACCTGAGCCTATGCCTGTTGAAAAATCCAAACAAATTTCTGCTGATGCACCTCCATTGAACGAGGAAGCTGTTAAAGTGGGAAATGCTGAAGAAGCTGACATCAGTACAAATTCTGCTCTAAATGATAGTGTAATGGCGGTTTACGGAGGAAAAGATGAGACTTTTATGGAGAACAGTACTTTAGAACAATCAGTAGACATGACAGCTGACCAAACTAATGATAGTGTAACAAACAATTTGACCTCAAATTCTAGTAATCCTAATATTAAAGTTGAGAAAGACGATATTAAAGATACTAGTTCAACACCACAAGACAACATGGAAGCTTCCAGTGTTGACGATGAAAAAGCATCATTGACTGCAAATCAAGAGAATGCTCCTGCTCAAGAGGGAACTACTTCAACCGAGCAAACAAAAGAAGTAGCAACTCACATTGCAGAAGATTCAGTTGCTGACGTTGATGCAGATGCTGCACCATCCAaggttgaagaaaaagatgaggcCAAAATGGAAACAGCTGTAGAAGGTGAAGCAGTTCAGGAAACCCTGTCGAAGGATGAAACATCAGAAGACAAGACTGACAGAGGAGGCAAAAGACAAAGAGACAG ATCATCAAGTCCAGCCAATGTAAATAAAGTAGCAGAAGGTCCACCTCCTGAAGATGAGCCCGAATATGATGGAAGTCTGGTCCTGCTTGATTGGTATAATTCAGATCTCAACTTAACCATAAACAAAACTGATTTCGTTAGTGGCGCTCCGCTAACTGAAGCTGGATTTGCTTACATGTGGGCTGGTGCTCGCGCAACCTATGGCTTTGTAAACGGAAAAGTTTGCTATGAAGTGAAG gTTACGGAAAATTTAGCAGTTTCTCATCTAGAAGAATCAGAGCCCAATCACCACGTTGTTCGTGTTGGATGGTCGGTCGACTCTACTACTTATCAATTGG GCGAAGATCCATTTTCTTACGGCTATGGAGGTACGGCAAAAATATCTCAGAACTGTGAATTCAAAGACTACGGGGTGCCTTTCCAATTGAACGACGTTGTTGGTGTTTACCTG GACGCttctgaagaaaaagaatcggtTGAATTATCTTTTAGCGTCAACGGTGAGACCCAAGGCGTAGCATTCACTCTGCCCCGAGAGGAATTGAATGGCCGAGCACTGTTCCCCCACATCTTGACCAAAAATTGCCGATTTGAGgttaattttggccaaaaagaagaacctTGGTTCCCACCTACGGAAGGCTACGAATGGGCTAGCAAAATTCCAGTCGAAAATCGTGTCCGAGGAGCTATCACACCTGCTACTAGGGCTGATTGTCAGATGATCATGATGTGTGGTCTACCCGGTGCCGGGAAAACAACTTGGGCCAACAAATTCTCTGCGGAAAATCCCGATCGAAAGTTCAATATTTTAGGCACAAATGCTTTCCTTGATAAAATGAAGGTAAATGGATTACCTCGTCGGAAAAACTACACTGGAAG GTGGGAAGTTTTGATCGAAAAGTGCACTCGCTGTCTGAATATTTTGCTCGAAATTGCTGCCAAACGGCGGAGGAACTATATCCTTGATCAAACTAACGTCTATCCTACAGCACAGAAGAGGAAAATGTCTTACTTTTCTGGATTCAAACGCAAAGCTGTTGTAATTGTTCCAACAGAAGAAGACGCCAAGGTTCGAGCAGAGAAGAGAATTCAAGAAGAGGGTAAAGATGTACCTGACTCTGCCGTCATGGAAATGAaagcaaatttcaaaattccatCAGTCGACGACACGTTTTCTGAAGTTGAATTTCCTGAATTGGCATTGGAAGAGGCACTTAAAGTCATTGAAAAGTACAGCACCGAAGCAAAGGCTGCTGGATACGGTCAGCCGTCACCGAAAAGACAACGTCAAAACCAAGGAAACCGCAATAAGAATGATCGCAATGACCGGCGTAGCAATCACAGTGGACGCGACAGAAATCGCGACTCAAGGGCATCAAACAGCCATCGCAGCTCGAGTTCACGCTCCTACAGAGACAGTCGAGATGATCGACATCGTCCACCTCCACCTTCTCACTGGagaggcggtggcggcggtggtggtccAGGACGTGGCGGCGGCTGGAGCAATCGCGGACCTCCACCTCCATTACCTAGAAATGGTCCTTACTCTCCTCGTCGAGgacctcctcttcctcctttACCTCCCGTTAACCGTGGAGGATGGAACGCACCGCTTCCTGATAGACCATATCCTGGAGCTAGAtctggcggtggtggtggcggcggcggcggtggtggtggtggaagagGTTACGACGACAGACGCAACGATCGACCATCTTATTCTGCTCCAAGACGAGAAGGAGGTCCTTCTCCATGGATGAATGCTCCTTCAATGGCTGGTGCTGCTCCACAGAGAAGTTCATGGGGACATTCGCAAAGTGGTTGGAACAACAGCAGTGGCGGCAGCAGTTCATCTTCGTCCTATGGTCAGCCCCAGCAGTCATCTTATGCTGGTTCTGCTTACGGCGGGTCAGCACTCTACGGATCGGCTGGAGCATCTAGACCAACTCCAAGCGGTGGTTACGGTACCCCTTCTGGTATTACCGCCAGACCTGCAAGTGGTAATTATGGATCATCGTCTGCAGCTGCAAGACCTGTTTCTACACCATACGGAGGTGCCGGAATCACAGGACTTGCTCGCCCCGCCAGCTACGGATCTAATGGCGGTCAACAAGCCAGACCGACCAGCTATGGCCCCACTAGTTTACAAGGTAATCGGCCTACTAGTTATGGATCTGGTTCAGGAAGTGCTCGTCCAGCTTCAAATTACTCTAGCGCCTCAATCAACCAATggtcacaacaacaacaaccgccgCAACAAACAGGATATCAGTATCCGTATAATCCCAATCATTCGACATACAGTGGTGGCAAGTAA
- the LOC124314782 gene encoding uncharacterized protein LOC124314782 isoform X3, which translates to MAFMIPVVRNDWDVWMRSGKPRPSGKSSRNNGQTTESRSDDTNLSTTPSRNGIMADTHRNKRSLAIEIRNQQHLRISGGSLPSNFQSAHVTLPLSGSSSRHRRPLNGTSRLHSMHSSYRVGKSRAFEPESVVAEDEATASLPNSFEGVSPPTKVGSQNSLQKFHTRLVDRLRRSLRLNSTSASVGRDNCVPEKTVAARRHKES; encoded by the exons ATGGCGTTCATGATACCAGTGGTTCGTAATGATTGGGACGTGTGGATGCGCTCCGGGAAGCCTCGTCCGTCGGGGAAAAGCTCACGTAATAATGGACAG ACTACCGAAAGCCGCTCGGATGACACGAATTTATCGACCACCCCCAGCCGTAACGGCATCATGGCGGATACCCACAGGAATAAAAGAAGTTTAGCCATTGAGATTCGTAACCAGCAACATTTAAGGATCAGCGGCGGTAGTCTTCCTTCCAACTTCCAATCTGCCCATGTCACGCTGCCTCTAAGCGGATCTTCTTCGCGACATCGACGACCTCTGAACGGCACCTCACGTCTCCATTCGATGCATAGTAGTTATCGCGTAGGGAAAAGTCGTGCTTTCGAACCGGAATCAGTGGTCGCCGAGGACGAAGCAACTGCTTCCCTACCTAACAGTTTTGAG gGAGTTTCCCCGCCTACGAAAGTTGGTTCACAAAATTCCTTGCAAAAGTTCCATACCCGCTTGGTTGATCGTCTCCGCCGTTCGCTACGACTTAATTCAACATCCGCTTCCGTCGGAAGAGATAACTGTGTGCCGGAGAAAACGGTAGCCGCACGTCGTCATAAAGAAAGTTGA
- the LOC124314782 gene encoding uncharacterized protein LOC124314782 isoform X2 has translation MLAVCILKLHTTMQLICCICKEVTDRCRPWEAAAISTHHRYGKRKENDQYWKQVPVCTQSRSDNLREKIVLFSLDSQIAQMAFMIPVVRNDWDVWMRSGKPRPSGKSSRNNGQTTESRSDDTNLSTTPSRNGIMADTHRNKRSLAIEIRNQQHLRISGGSLPSNFQSAHVTLPLSGSSSRHRRPLNGTSRLHSMHSSYRVGKSRAFEPESVVAEDEATASLPNSFEGVSPPTKVGSQNSLQKFHTRLVDRLRRSLRLNSTSASVGRDNCVPEKTVAARRHKES, from the exons ATGCTAGCTGTTTGTATACTGAAGCTACACACCACCATGCAATTAATTTGTTGCATATGTAAAGAAGTGACAGATAGATGTCGTCCATGGGAAGCCGCGGCGATTTCAACACATCACCGTTACGGAAAGCGGAAAGAAAACGATCAATACTGGAAGCAGGTTCCTGTTTGCACACAGTCGCGCTCCGACAACCTTCGGGAAAAGATTGTACTCTTTTC tttaGATTCTCAAATTGCGCAGATGGCGTTCATGATACCAGTGGTTCGTAATGATTGGGACGTGTGGATGCGCTCCGGGAAGCCTCGTCCGTCGGGGAAAAGCTCACGTAATAATGGACAG ACTACCGAAAGCCGCTCGGATGACACGAATTTATCGACCACCCCCAGCCGTAACGGCATCATGGCGGATACCCACAGGAATAAAAGAAGTTTAGCCATTGAGATTCGTAACCAGCAACATTTAAGGATCAGCGGCGGTAGTCTTCCTTCCAACTTCCAATCTGCCCATGTCACGCTGCCTCTAAGCGGATCTTCTTCGCGACATCGACGACCTCTGAACGGCACCTCACGTCTCCATTCGATGCATAGTAGTTATCGCGTAGGGAAAAGTCGTGCTTTCGAACCGGAATCAGTGGTCGCCGAGGACGAAGCAACTGCTTCCCTACCTAACAGTTTTGAG gGAGTTTCCCCGCCTACGAAAGTTGGTTCACAAAATTCCTTGCAAAAGTTCCATACCCGCTTGGTTGATCGTCTCCGCCGTTCGCTACGACTTAATTCAACATCCGCTTCCGTCGGAAGAGATAACTGTGTGCCGGAGAAAACGGTAGCCGCACGTCGTCATAAAGAAAGTTGA
- the LOC124314782 gene encoding uncharacterized protein LOC124314782 isoform X1, producing the protein MLAVCILKLHTTMQLICCICKEVTDRCRPWEAAAISTHHRYGKRKENDQYWKQVPVCTQSRSDNLREKIVLFSSLDSQIAQMAFMIPVVRNDWDVWMRSGKPRPSGKSSRNNGQTTESRSDDTNLSTTPSRNGIMADTHRNKRSLAIEIRNQQHLRISGGSLPSNFQSAHVTLPLSGSSSRHRRPLNGTSRLHSMHSSYRVGKSRAFEPESVVAEDEATASLPNSFEGVSPPTKVGSQNSLQKFHTRLVDRLRRSLRLNSTSASVGRDNCVPEKTVAARRHKES; encoded by the exons ATGCTAGCTGTTTGTATACTGAAGCTACACACCACCATGCAATTAATTTGTTGCATATGTAAAGAAGTGACAGATAGATGTCGTCCATGGGAAGCCGCGGCGATTTCAACACATCACCGTTACGGAAAGCGGAAAGAAAACGATCAATACTGGAAGCAGGTTCCTGTTTGCACACAGTCGCGCTCCGACAACCTTCGGGAAAAGATTGTACTCTTTTC aagtttaGATTCTCAAATTGCGCAGATGGCGTTCATGATACCAGTGGTTCGTAATGATTGGGACGTGTGGATGCGCTCCGGGAAGCCTCGTCCGTCGGGGAAAAGCTCACGTAATAATGGACAG ACTACCGAAAGCCGCTCGGATGACACGAATTTATCGACCACCCCCAGCCGTAACGGCATCATGGCGGATACCCACAGGAATAAAAGAAGTTTAGCCATTGAGATTCGTAACCAGCAACATTTAAGGATCAGCGGCGGTAGTCTTCCTTCCAACTTCCAATCTGCCCATGTCACGCTGCCTCTAAGCGGATCTTCTTCGCGACATCGACGACCTCTGAACGGCACCTCACGTCTCCATTCGATGCATAGTAGTTATCGCGTAGGGAAAAGTCGTGCTTTCGAACCGGAATCAGTGGTCGCCGAGGACGAAGCAACTGCTTCCCTACCTAACAGTTTTGAG gGAGTTTCCCCGCCTACGAAAGTTGGTTCACAAAATTCCTTGCAAAAGTTCCATACCCGCTTGGTTGATCGTCTCCGCCGTTCGCTACGACTTAATTCAACATCCGCTTCCGTCGGAAGAGATAACTGTGTGCCGGAGAAAACGGTAGCCGCACGTCGTCATAAAGAAAGTTGA
- the LOC124314884 gene encoding mediator of RNA polymerase II transcription subunit 11-like, with protein sequence MANSSMPIERLQALDNVEKEIASCIQSAGQALTELSKDKASMKQVESHTSLFLKTLNHVEGELSKHIHYLTQVSTGSPHEGTSYGSVKMYKTARHRIEHTRTRLQDLENLKNRALASSVRPTSAQNNP encoded by the exons ATGGCCAATTCGTCTATGCCCATCGAGCGTCTCCAAGCCCTCGATAatgtggaaaaagaaattgcaagTTGCATTCAGAGTGCTG GACAAGCTCTTACGGAACTGAGTAAAGACAAAGCCAGTATGAAACAGGTGGAAAGTCACACGTCACTGTTTTTGAAAACCCTCAATCATGTTGAAGGGGAATTGTCAAAACACATACATTACTTGACCCAAGTTTCAACAG GGTCACCGCATGAGGGGACATCTTATGGTTCAGTGAAAATGTACAAAACAGCTCGTCATAGAATTGAGCATACTCGTACAAGACTTCAAGATTTGGAGAACCTGAAAAACAGAGCCTTGGCTTCCTCAGTTAGACCAACATCAGCACAAAACAATCCATAA